The sequence CGGACGGTCGACACGGGTGAGGCGATCCAGCCGCTGTTCCCGGCGGATGGCTGCGCCACCGCTCCGGGGAATATCCCCTTGCACCAAAGCCTCCGGGAGCTCAGAGAGGAAGACAGACGGGACCGCCGGTTCCCGCATCCCGCCCCAGAGACGGCGCTCGCTGGCATGGGACAAGAACAGCCGCTCTTTCGCACGCGTAATGCCGACATAGCAGAGGCGGCGCTCCTCCTCCATCGCCGCGGGGTCCTCCAAGGAGCGGTAGCTGGGGAACAAGCCCTGCTCCATGCCCACCAAAAAGACCACGGGGAACTCCAGGCCTTTGCTGGCGTGCAACGTCATCAACGTGACCCGGTCCTGCTCGGTGTCCTTGCTGTCCGCGTCACTGGCCAGAGCAGCGGAAGCCAAGAACTCCTCGAGAGAGCCCTCTTCGTTTTCCTCTTGGTACTGGAGTGCCGCGTTGACCAGTTCGTTCAGGTTTCGGCGCCGGTCTTCAGCCTCATCGGTCCCGGCAGCGATCAGCTCGGCGACGTAACCGCTCTTCTCCATCGCCAGCTGAACCAGTTCCGAAGGAGCCGCATCTTCAGAGCGTTCTTTCAGGTTGTTGATCAACTCACAAAACTGCAGCAGTCCCTTTGCGGAACGTCCACCCAAAGAACGAACCGCCTCGGGGTCACTGACCACATCCCAGAGGGGAATGCCGAGTTGATTGGCCGCATCCGTCAGCCGTTCAATCGTGGTCTTGCCAATCCCGCGCTTCGGTGTGTTCAGGACCCGAAGCAAGCTCACCGTGTCGGCGGGGTTCACCAACAATTTGAGGTACGCCAGCATGTCTTTGATCTCACGCCGGTCGTAGAAGCGGAGACCACCCACCACCACATAGGGAATGCCCCAACGCACCAGGGATTCCTCCATCGCGCGGGACTGGGCATTGGTCCGATACAGCACAGCCATATCGCCCCAGCTCAAATCCGGATGGGCCGCATCCAGCATTCGCATGCGGTGAACCACCGCTTCTGCCTCAGCTATCTCATCATCACAACGGGTCAGGGTGAGCAGCTCTCCCTCACCGCGGGTGGGCCGCAAGACCTTGTCGATACGCTCGCTGTTGTTGGCGATCAGAACATTCGCGGCTTCAAGAATGGTGGCCGTGGAGCGATAGTTTTCCTCCAACTTGACCATGGTCTGGGTGGCTTCATCGGGGGCGCCGTCACCAAAGTCATCCTGAAAACCCATCAGGATCGTGAAATCAGCGGCTCGAAAGCTGTAGATGCTCTGATCGGCATCACCCACCACAAAAACCGAGCGACCAGCCCAGTCGTCAAAGGCTTCAGGATCCCGGCCATCTGTCACCAGAAGCTTGATTAGGTCGTATTGCGTGCGGTTGGTGTCTTGGTACTCATCCACCAGCACATGGCGAAAACGCCGGTGCCAGTAGTTGCGAACCTGCTCGTTCTGGCGCAGCAACTGAACCGGTAGCAGCAGCAGGTCGTCGAAATCAAGAGCGTTGTTCGCGGCTAACGCACGCCGATAGCGCCGGTAGGTTTCAGCCATCAACTTGCCGCGCTGCCCGCCCGCGTCAGCTTCAAGCTGCTCTGGCATCCAACCCTGGTTCTTGGCGTTGCTGATCGCCCAGCGCACCTTCTTAGGCTCAAAACGCTTGGGATCAAGCCCCAGCTCCTGGGTGACGATCTCCTTGACCAGGCTCTGGGTATCCCCCTCGTCGTAGATCGAGAACTGACGAGTCCAGGTCAGCCCCTCTGGATCTCGGAACTTGTCGATGTCAAACCGGAGCAACCGCGCGAAGAGCGCGTGGAACGTGCCAATCCAGAGGTCTTTGATGACCTCGCGGTAGATCCGCGAGCGCAACTGCCGCTGATCAACGGCAGCCAACGTGCTCCACGGCTGTCCAAACTGACTCTGCGCGAGCTTCTGTGCCAGAAGCAGCTCTAGACGCTCCTTCATCTCGCGAGCAGCCTTATTCGTGAAGGTGACCGCCAGCAACTCCGCTGGATCAACGCCGTGCTGCCCAATCATGTGGGCGATGCGGTGGGTCAAAGCGCGGGTCTTACCGCTGCCCGCACCAGCCACCACCAGCAATGGACCTTCATGGTGATCCACCGCCTTGCGCTGGGCGTCATTCAGACCGGCCAGAAAACTCATGAAGCCGCCTGTTGCTGCTCAAGCATCGCCAGTTCTCGGAAGCTCTCCGATCGCTCCTTCAGTTCGGTGTAGCTGCCATAGGCCTTCACGCTGCCGTTGTGGAACTCGTAGATGCGATCGCAGCGCTGAACGGTACTGAGCCTGTGGGCGATGACGACCGTGGTGCAACGGCGGCCGATCACCTCGAGGGCTTCGATCACCTCCGACTCCGTGCGGTTGTCCAAGGCACTTGTTGCCTCATCCAGAACCAAAAAGCTGGCCTGGCGGTAGAACGCCCTCGCCAAGGCCAATCGTTGACGCTGACCACCGGAGAGGCGCAAGCCGTTCTCCCCCACCTGGGTGTGCAAGCCGTAGGGAAGTTCAGCCACAAAGTCCTGGAGCTGGGCCGCTTCTAAGGCCTCCCAAACCTGGTCGGATTTGACCTGGTCAATGGGCTCCCCAAAGGCAACGTTCTCAAGAACACTGCCATTGAGCAGATTGATCGACTGGGGCACCTGAGCACAGTTGGCCTGCCAGGCCGGGACATCGAGACCTTCCACTGGAATCCCATCGAGATCCAAGGCACCGCGACTGGGAGGCAGCAATCCCAAGAGGATGTTGGCGGTCGTGGTTTTGCCGCTGCCGGTACTGCCGACCAGGGCAATGCGAGAGCCCACCGGAATCGAAAGGTTGACCCCCTTCAAAACCCAGTCATCGGAATGGGGGTAGCGGTACCAGACGTCGTGAAGGCGAATGGTGTTCCGCGGAAACACACCTGCAGCAGAGGGAACACCGGGGGTTCGCTGGGTCGGGCGATCAGCTGGCAAATCGAGCAAGGCCAAGGCCCCATCGAGAAGGGGGAGTCCCCCCCGCAATTGGGTCAAGGAGCGAAACGCATCCTGCAGAGGCGGCGTCAGGCGAAGGGCAGCGACGGCAATAGTCGCCAGAAAAGGCAAGATCGCCCTGACCTCATTCTGATTTCCGCTGAGAAGGGCCGGCAGGGCTCCGACCGCAAAAATCATCGTGATCCCAAAGGGCTCGATCAAGCCGCGGGGCAGATCCGGGAGCCACTCGGTCATCCAAGCGAAGCGACGCGCCTTCTCTCCAGAGACTTGAAACTGACGCTCGAAATAGGGCTCAGACCCACTAAGTTGAATATCGCGAATCGAGCCCAAAGACTCAAATAAAATATTGGTTGATTCCGCCTCCAGCCGCATCTTCTGCCGGAAGCCATGGCGGAGCCTGGGAGTGACGCTGCTGGAGATGACGCTGTAGGCCAACACCAAGCTGACGACCAGAACAACGGCCAGCCAGCGGCCAACAAACAAGATTCCGATCGACAAGAGCACGATCGAAACAGACGCACTGAGAATCTGCAGAATCGGAGTAACAACATTGATGGCAACACGATTCAAGTTGCTCAATAACTGAGAACTCAGGTCAGCCGTACTTTTACCCAAGTGATATTCAAAGGGCTGCTGCAGCAGTCTTGAATGAACTTCATTCGAGATATCCCGCCAGATTCCAGCAGAAAGACGCTGCTGAAAAAACTTCAGCGAGATCTTTGACAGTGATGCTCCCCAAGCCAGCAGGATGAACACGAGGATCATCCAGACGCTCTGGTTAATGCTGTCCCCACCAAAAACGTGGATGCCTGGCAGCCGGTCTTCAAGATCGGAGTCCACCAAGGAGCCCGTCAGTCGGGCGATGACCGCGACGGAGGCCAAGTCGATCACGCCGGGCACCACCGAGAGCGGCACCAACATCCACAACGCCGACCGCCGCCGCCGCGGCAAGTGATTCAGCAGGTGGCGTAGCTGATCGAAGGTTCGGCTGCGCATGGCAACAAACTATGGCTCCCAGCCATGCGCTACGGCCTCAAACGGCCAGCCAGCGAACCGATTGGCCTGAGTTTCGCCTGCAGCCGAAGCGTCCATCGCGCTGGAGCCTTCAGCGCAGGCTCCCCGGCAAAAATCCGATCCCAGTGCTGAGTGACCGCCTCGAGCGCCTGCCGCCAACGCGTCAGGAGCTCCGCCTCGTTGGCTGTCGCCAAAAGAGCTGTCAGATCTGATTGATCGGGCCTCCAGGAAGCTGGATCACTCACCGCGGCGCTGATCGCCTCAAGATCTGCCGCCAACGTGCCCGATCCCAACTGGTGACCCATCCGCCCTGGGTCCAAGGTGTCGGCCAACGCATGGTTGAAACTGCTGAACACCACACAGCCGCAGGCCAGGGCCTCCAAGGGAGGCAGGCCAAAGCCCTCGGTCACGCCGCGACCACGCCAGTAATCCGCCGAGTCGTAGAGCACCACCTTTGCGCTGTTGAACAGATCCACCAGGTCATCGACCCATCCCGACTGAACTTCGACCCGAAGCCCTTTGGCCTGCAACGCCGGCACCAACTGCCGCAGGACATAGGCACTGTTCTTACGCAGCTGGACAAGGACATCGATGCTGCGCTCGCCCGCTCCACTGCGCTGTCCCCGCTCCAGCCACTCGGAGCCAAGGGCATTGGGGACCAGCCAAAGCGGATTTCGTGGGGCCTGATCGCCCCAGTAACCCAGGGTGTTCCGACTCACCGCCAACACAGGCACACCAGCGGGCAAGGAAAAGCCATAGCCACTGCTGTGGGCGTGATAGGCGCAAGCACGGCCTTTGAGTTGCCGCAACAACCAAGGAACGTCAAACCCCCAACTCACGATCCAAAGCGCAGTACCCGCTCCACCTGGGAGGGGCTCATCCCGGAGCAAATCCGCCAGAAAAGGACGACCCTGTTCTCGCTGGCGATACGTCACCACTTCAACGGGGCCCAGACCAGACAACATCCGAGCGGTCTGGAGCTCAACGAGAAGCCCGCCGCAGCGAAAGCGACCGGTCGTCCCGGGAACTAAGAAGCGA is a genomic window of Synechococcus sp. A10-1-5-1 containing:
- a CDS encoding UvrD-helicase domain-containing protein, which codes for MSFLAGLNDAQRKAVDHHEGPLLVVAGAGSGKTRALTHRIAHMIGQHGVDPAELLAVTFTNKAAREMKERLELLLAQKLAQSQFGQPWSTLAAVDQRQLRSRIYREVIKDLWIGTFHALFARLLRFDIDKFRDPEGLTWTRQFSIYDEGDTQSLVKEIVTQELGLDPKRFEPKKVRWAISNAKNQGWMPEQLEADAGGQRGKLMAETYRRYRRALAANNALDFDDLLLLPVQLLRQNEQVRNYWHRRFRHVLVDEYQDTNRTQYDLIKLLVTDGRDPEAFDDWAGRSVFVVGDADQSIYSFRAADFTILMGFQDDFGDGAPDEATQTMVKLEENYRSTATILEAANVLIANNSERIDKVLRPTRGEGELLTLTRCDDEIAEAEAVVHRMRMLDAAHPDLSWGDMAVLYRTNAQSRAMEESLVRWGIPYVVVGGLRFYDRREIKDMLAYLKLLVNPADTVSLLRVLNTPKRGIGKTTIERLTDAANQLGIPLWDVVSDPEAVRSLGGRSAKGLLQFCELINNLKERSEDAAPSELVQLAMEKSGYVAELIAAGTDEAEDRRRNLNELVNAALQYQEENEEGSLEEFLASAALASDADSKDTEQDRVTLMTLHASKGLEFPVVFLVGMEQGLFPSYRSLEDPAAMEEERRLCYVGITRAKERLFLSHASERRLWGGMREPAVPSVFLSELPEALVQGDIPRSGGAAIRREQRLDRLTRVDRPGSGSASSQPANAVRRRAPARTWSVGDRVRHSSFGEGQVTHLFGSGEKISLAVKFEGMGPKILDPRLAPIEPL
- a CDS encoding ABC transporter ATP-binding protein — its product is MARLTGSLVDSDLEDRLPGIHVFGGDSINQSVWMILVFILLAWGASLSKISLKFFQQRLSAGIWRDISNEVHSRLLQQPFEYHLGKSTADLSSQLLSNLNRVAINVVTPILQILSASVSIVLLSIGILFVGRWLAVVLVVSLVLAYSVISSSVTPRLRHGFRQKMRLEAESTNILFESLGSIRDIQLSGSEPYFERQFQVSGEKARRFAWMTEWLPDLPRGLIEPFGITMIFAVGALPALLSGNQNEVRAILPFLATIAVAALRLTPPLQDAFRSLTQLRGGLPLLDGALALLDLPADRPTQRTPGVPSAAGVFPRNTIRLHDVWYRYPHSDDWVLKGVNLSIPVGSRIALVGSTGSGKTTTANILLGLLPPSRGALDLDGIPVEGLDVPAWQANCAQVPQSINLLNGSVLENVAFGEPIDQVKSDQVWEALEAAQLQDFVAELPYGLHTQVGENGLRLSGGQRQRLALARAFYRQASFLVLDEATSALDNRTESEVIEALEVIGRRCTTVVIAHRLSTVQRCDRIYEFHNGSVKAYGSYTELKERSESFRELAMLEQQQAAS
- a CDS encoding glycosyltransferase → MRSLRFLVPGTTGRFRCGGLLVELQTARMLSGLGPVEVVTYRQREQGRPFLADLLRDEPLPGGAGTALWIVSWGFDVPWLLRQLKGRACAYHAHSSGYGFSLPAGVPVLAVSRNTLGYWGDQAPRNPLWLVPNALGSEWLERGQRSGAGERSIDVLVQLRKNSAYVLRQLVPALQAKGLRVEVQSGWVDDLVDLFNSAKVVLYDSADYWRGRGVTEGFGLPPLEALACGCVVFSSFNHALADTLDPGRMGHQLGSGTLAADLEAISAAVSDPASWRPDQSDLTALLATANEAELLTRWRQALEAVTQHWDRIFAGEPALKAPARWTLRLQAKLRPIGSLAGRLRP